One window from the genome of Mauremys mutica isolate MM-2020 ecotype Southern chromosome 4, ASM2049712v1, whole genome shotgun sequence encodes:
- the LOC123369167 gene encoding LOW QUALITY PROTEIN: phosphatidylinositol transfer protein alpha isoform-like (The sequence of the model RefSeq protein was modified relative to this genomic sequence to represent the inferred CDS: inserted 2 bases in 2 codons) has translation MGLGYQGGCGSSSLGWGVCGVLGSATAPHLRLAPQNQRRRDDFILKIETWHKPDLGTQDNVHGLDTETWKDVEVVHIDIADRTQVSEEGYKADEDPALFTSVKTGRGPLGPAWKGELARNKGSPHMCXYKLVTVNFXWCGLQGRLQQFTHKQEQRLFTSFNRQLFCWLDKRVDLSMDDIRRMEEETQKELDEMRQKGAVRGLTAGTSDPRPVPAGH, from the exons ATGGGGCTGGGATATCAGggg GGTTGtgggagctcatcactggggtggggggtctgtgggGTTCTGGGCTCTGCGACCGCCCCCCACTTGCGCCTCGCCCCCCAGAACCAGCGCAGGAGGGACGATTTCATCCTCAAGATCGAGACGTGGCACAAACCCGACCTGGGCACCCAGGACAAT GTTCACGGTCTGGACACGGAGACATGGAAGGACGTGGAAGTCGTTCACATAGACATCGCTGACCGGACCCAGGTGTCCGAGGAG GGTTACAAAGCAGACGAAGATCCGGCTCTTTTCACTTCCGTGAAGACGGGGCGAGGGCCACTCGGTCCAGCCTGGAAG GGGGAATTGGCCAGGAACAAGGGGTCTCCCCACATGT GCTACAAGCTGGTGACGGTGAACT CCTGGTGCGGCCTgcagggccgcctgcagcaattCACACACAAG CAAGAGCAACGGCTTTTCACCAGTTTCAACCGGCAGCTCTTCTGCTGGCTGGACAAGCGGGTGGATCTGAGCATGGACGACATTCGCCGCATGGAGGAGGAGACGCAGAAGGAGCTGGacgag ATGAGGCAGAAAGGCGCAGTGCGGGGGCTGACGGCCGGGACGAGTGACCCCCGGCCGGTGCCAGCAGGACACTGA
- the LOC123368546 gene encoding nuclear protein 1-like, producing the protein MAGALLEPHKLVPTPFEGQHFDPYDYYSLTERYSVPGGCSRKGRSKREAAGNTNRPSPAGHERKIALKLQRSERRRGQE; encoded by the exons ATGGCCGGGGCCCTGCTCGAGCCGCACAAGCTGGTGCCCACCCCCTTCGAGGGGCAGCACTTCGACCCCTACGACTACTACAGCCTGACCGAGCGCTACAGCG tgccgGGCGGGTGCAGCCGGAAGGGCCGCTCCAAGCGGGAGGCGGCCGGGAACACGAACCGGCCCAGCCCCGCCGGCCACGAGCGCAAGATCGCCCTGAAACTGCAGCGCTCGGAGCGGCGGCGCGGCCAGGAGTGA
- the LOC123368507 gene encoding sulfotransferase 1C2-like isoform X1 codes for MAQVQPVQGLTPDMVTRCELVAVRGVPLPSDTAELWGQIWGFQARPDDLLICTYPKAGTTWIQEIVDMIQQDGDPQKCCRAPIYERIPFLELCPPRPLPRGFEEAAAMPPPRTLKTHLPLELVPPSFWEQDCKVIYVARNPKDNAVSYFHFQRMNQSLPAPGRWDQYLQTFVAGGVPWGSWFDHVRAWWDARDEHRILYLFYEDIKQDLRGEIQKVGRFLGRELPEPVLETIVERTSFESMRENPMANYSTLPPFVFDHAVSPFMRKGTVGDWTTQFTVAQSEWFDAEWAQRMEGSDLRFCTRL; via the exons atggcccAGGTGCAGCCAGTCCAGGGCCTGACCCCCGACATGGTCACTCGCTGCGAGCTGGTGGCCGTCCGGGGGGTCCCGCTGCCCAGTGACACggcggagctgtgggggcagataTGGGGCTTCCAGGCCCGGCCTGACGATCTCCTCATCTGCACCTACCCCAAGGCAG GCACCACATGGATTCAGGAGATCGTGGACATGATCCAGCAGGACGGGGACCCCCAGAAGTGCTGCCGCGCCCCCATTTACGAGCGCATCCCCTTCCTGGAGCTCtgcccaccccgccccctcccacgtG GGTTTGAAGAGGCTGCGGCGATGCCCCCCCCACGGACCCTGAAaacccacctgcccctggagctaGTGCCCCCCTCCTTCTGGGAGCAGGACTGTAag gTGATCTACGTGGCGCGGAACCCCAAGGACAACGCCGTCTCCTATTTCCATTTCCAGCGGATGAACCAGAGTCTCCCGGCCCCGGGCCGCTGGGACCAGTATCTACAGACCTTTGTGGCTGGGGGGG TGCCTTGGGGCTCCTGGTTCGACCACGTCCGCGCCTGGTGGGACGCGAGGGACGAACACCGAATCCTCTACCTCTTCTACGAGGATATCAAGCAG GACCTGAGAGGTGAGATCCAGAAGGTGGGTCGGTTCCTGGGCCGGGAGCTGCCGGAGCCGGTTCTGGAGACGATCGTCGAGCGCACGTCGTTCGAGAGCATGAGGGAGAACCCCATGGCCAACTACAGCACGCTGCCCCCCTTCGTGTTCGACCATGCGGTGTCCCCCTTCATGCGCAAAG GCACAGTGGGCGACTGGACGACCCAGTTCACGGTGGCGCAGAGCGAGTGGTTCGATGCCGAATGGGCCCAGCGGATGGAGGGGAGCGACCTGCGTTTCTGCACCCGGCTCTGA
- the LOC123368507 gene encoding sulfotransferase 1C2-like isoform X2 — protein sequence MAQVQPVQGLTPDMVTRCELVAVRGVPLPSDTAELWGQIWGFQARPDDLLICTYPKAGTTWIQEIVDMIQQDGDPQKCCRAPIYERIPFLELCPPRPLPRGFEEAAAMPPPRTLKTHLPLELVPPSFWEQDCKRMNQSLPAPGRWDQYLQTFVAGGVPWGSWFDHVRAWWDARDEHRILYLFYEDIKQDLRGEIQKVGRFLGRELPEPVLETIVERTSFESMRENPMANYSTLPPFVFDHAVSPFMRKGTVGDWTTQFTVAQSEWFDAEWAQRMEGSDLRFCTRL from the exons atggcccAGGTGCAGCCAGTCCAGGGCCTGACCCCCGACATGGTCACTCGCTGCGAGCTGGTGGCCGTCCGGGGGGTCCCGCTGCCCAGTGACACggcggagctgtgggggcagataTGGGGCTTCCAGGCCCGGCCTGACGATCTCCTCATCTGCACCTACCCCAAGGCAG GCACCACATGGATTCAGGAGATCGTGGACATGATCCAGCAGGACGGGGACCCCCAGAAGTGCTGCCGCGCCCCCATTTACGAGCGCATCCCCTTCCTGGAGCTCtgcccaccccgccccctcccacgtG GGTTTGAAGAGGCTGCGGCGATGCCCCCCCCACGGACCCTGAAaacccacctgcccctggagctaGTGCCCCCCTCCTTCTGGGAGCAGGACTGTAag CGGATGAACCAGAGTCTCCCGGCCCCGGGCCGCTGGGACCAGTATCTACAGACCTTTGTGGCTGGGGGGG TGCCTTGGGGCTCCTGGTTCGACCACGTCCGCGCCTGGTGGGACGCGAGGGACGAACACCGAATCCTCTACCTCTTCTACGAGGATATCAAGCAG GACCTGAGAGGTGAGATCCAGAAGGTGGGTCGGTTCCTGGGCCGGGAGCTGCCGGAGCCGGTTCTGGAGACGATCGTCGAGCGCACGTCGTTCGAGAGCATGAGGGAGAACCCCATGGCCAACTACAGCACGCTGCCCCCCTTCGTGTTCGACCATGCGGTGTCCCCCTTCATGCGCAAAG GCACAGTGGGCGACTGGACGACCCAGTTCACGGTGGCGCAGAGCGAGTGGTTCGATGCCGAATGGGCCCAGCGGATGGAGGGGAGCGACCTGCGTTTCTGCACCCGGCTCTGA